One window of the Leucobacter komagatae genome contains the following:
- a CDS encoding DNA-3-methyladenine glycosylase 2 family protein, with amino-acid sequence MPSSSPPLPLSFDACYRAASGRDRRWDGRFYLGVTSTGIYCRPSCPARKPKPENCRFFPSAAACVAAGFRACKRCRPDALPGSRDWDHRSDLVARAVRGIRDGAVDAVGVTGLASSLAVSERHLRRMLLDEIGATPLQLARTRRAHAARTLIEQTTFSLTDVAFAAGFGSVRQFGETMREEFGVAPSQLARGIVQDRPGLSPLGSPSVALRLQTRAPFDRRATRAFLAAHAIPGRDAIGADPDSPTSHAIDVPGGTAAVTIAWHDIPEVALQQPGMLGVPVSLALPSLADTMPAIGAVRRMLDLDADPSQLAAAFDTDPVLAPLVAARPGLRLPGAREPHEFALATVLGQQVSLAAARTLQGRLVAGYAAPAELETTAPADGQHAFAGHISVARIAAETPETLQATLRITGARAATLQGLARALEGGLDIGPGADRERARAELIALRGIGPWTVELIAMRALGDPDAYPSGDLILRRALGVAGAREAEQAAEAWRPFRGYATQFLWADFLAKATPATAPSSSTTPRKEHS; translated from the coding sequence GTGCCCTCCTCCTCTCCACCCCTCCCACTCAGCTTCGACGCGTGCTATCGCGCAGCCTCGGGCCGCGACCGGCGGTGGGATGGGCGTTTCTACCTCGGCGTCACGAGCACCGGCATTTACTGCCGACCGTCGTGCCCTGCGCGCAAGCCAAAGCCTGAGAATTGCCGGTTCTTCCCGAGCGCGGCCGCCTGCGTCGCTGCCGGGTTCCGCGCGTGCAAGCGCTGCCGCCCAGACGCGCTTCCCGGGAGCAGGGATTGGGATCACCGCAGCGACCTCGTCGCCCGCGCCGTCCGCGGCATCCGCGACGGGGCTGTCGACGCAGTCGGGGTCACCGGGCTCGCGAGCTCGCTGGCCGTGAGCGAGCGGCATCTCCGGCGCATGCTGCTCGACGAGATCGGCGCGACCCCGCTCCAGCTCGCTCGGACCAGGCGCGCGCACGCGGCGCGGACGCTCATCGAGCAGACGACGTTCTCGCTCACCGACGTCGCGTTCGCGGCGGGGTTCGGCAGCGTGCGTCAGTTCGGGGAAACGATGCGAGAGGAGTTCGGTGTCGCCCCGTCGCAGCTCGCGCGCGGCATCGTTCAGGATCGACCCGGCCTCAGCCCGCTCGGAAGCCCGAGTGTGGCGCTCCGTCTCCAGACCCGCGCACCGTTCGACAGGCGCGCGACCCGTGCGTTCCTTGCGGCCCACGCGATCCCCGGGCGCGACGCGATCGGGGCCGATCCTGACTCGCCAACATCGCACGCGATCGACGTGCCCGGTGGAACAGCGGCGGTGACGATCGCGTGGCACGACATCCCCGAGGTCGCGCTCCAACAGCCAGGCATGCTCGGTGTGCCGGTGTCGCTCGCGCTGCCGAGCCTCGCCGACACAATGCCCGCGATCGGGGCCGTGCGGCGCATGCTCGACCTCGATGCTGACCCGTCACAGCTCGCCGCCGCGTTCGATACGGACCCAGTGCTTGCGCCCCTGGTCGCCGCCAGGCCGGGGTTGCGGTTACCGGGCGCTCGCGAACCGCACGAATTCGCGCTCGCCACGGTGCTCGGTCAACAGGTTTCACTCGCGGCCGCCCGCACGCTCCAGGGTCGGCTCGTTGCCGGGTACGCGGCTCCGGCAGAACTCGAGACAACGGCACCGGCTGACGGCCAGCACGCGTTCGCGGGCCATATCTCGGTCGCGCGCATCGCGGCGGAGACACCCGAGACGCTGCAGGCGACGCTTCGCATCACTGGCGCCAGGGCCGCGACACTACAGGGGCTGGCACGGGCACTCGAGGGCGGGCTCGACATCGGCCCGGGTGCCGACCGCGAGCGCGCTCGGGCCGAGCTCATCGCGCTCCGCGGCATCGGCCCCTGGACTGTCGAGCTCATCGCGATGCGCGCCCTCGGCGACCCCGACGCGTACCCCTCGGGCGACCTTATCCTCCGCCGAGCGCTTGGGGTGGCCGGTGCTCGCGAGGCGGAGCAGGCGGCCGAGGCCTGGCGGCCATTCCGCGGCTACGCGACCCAGTTTCTGTGGGCCGACTTCCTCGCGAAGGCGACTCCAGCAACTGCCCCCTCTTCGTCCACGACTCCCCGCAAGGAGCACTCATGA
- a CDS encoding DUF4190 domain-containing protein: MTQLPPDLTPNQPPLDGNADSGASTPETAGAQVPPAQPTYEQPSYGQPAFEQPAAYQDPAYQVPAYGQPAYGQPGYPQQGYPVGTPMPQGPPPTNVFAIVGFVAVFFSGIAGVILGHIALNKIKRSGEGGRGFALAATIIGYVRIGLSVLGTILFFVFMGVFGAAAQTSGWSSDHGSEYYNGDSSETEGFDGEWDPEFGDMPWLGTENEAVCTALLAPEVSIFDDASTYYRDLLRASGDAELNTLLEELIGYADGGDVSSDEAMDKRLQAELKWSEVSSEMASVCMGER, translated from the coding sequence ATGACTCAGCTGCCCCCGGACCTGACCCCAAACCAGCCGCCTCTCGACGGGAACGCCGACAGCGGTGCTTCGACCCCCGAGACAGCGGGGGCACAGGTTCCCCCGGCGCAGCCTACCTACGAACAACCCTCGTACGGGCAGCCCGCATTTGAGCAGCCCGCGGCGTACCAGGATCCCGCATACCAGGTCCCCGCATACGGACAGCCGGCGTACGGTCAGCCGGGCTACCCGCAGCAGGGCTACCCCGTCGGAACCCCGATGCCGCAGGGCCCGCCACCCACGAACGTGTTCGCGATTGTCGGGTTCGTCGCCGTGTTCTTCTCAGGTATCGCCGGCGTGATCCTCGGCCACATCGCACTGAACAAGATCAAGCGCTCGGGCGAGGGCGGCCGTGGGTTCGCGCTCGCCGCGACGATCATCGGCTACGTGCGCATCGGTCTGAGCGTGCTCGGCACGATCCTCTTCTTCGTCTTCATGGGCGTCTTCGGCGCGGCGGCCCAGACCAGCGGTTGGTCGAGCGACCACGGCAGCGAGTACTACAACGGCGACTCCTCCGAGACCGAGGGCTTCGACGGCGAGTGGGACCCCGAGTTTGGTGATATGCCGTGGCTCGGCACCGAGAACGAGGCCGTCTGCACTGCGCTGCTCGCGCCCGAGGTGTCGATCTTCGACGACGCCAGCACCTACTACCGCGACCTGCTGCGGGCCTCTGGCGACGCAGAACTCAACACGCTGCTCGAAGAGCTCATCGGATACGCCGATGGGGGCGATGTCTCTTCGGACGAGGCGATGGACAAGCGCTTGCAGGCCGAGCTCAAGTGGTCTGAGGTGAGCTCCGAGATGGCAAGCGTCTGCATGGGCGAGCGCTAA
- a CDS encoding lysophospholipid acyltransferase family protein, with amino-acid sequence MTIPAKPARPGPIFTVGRAILRPALWLRYRPRVTGRELVPSTGPLLLVSNHESMLDTILIPSFTPRRVQFLAKASLFRGALGRWFFEGIGAVPVVRGSSSTAQAALDAGREVLESGSAFVVFPEGSRSQDGRLYRGRSGAAWLALETGATVVPVGLWGTNRALRNPQTGRRERVAILFGAPLDLSDLGALPGGRARREATERIMGAIQALSGQECAEKFAEGSTGA; translated from the coding sequence GTGACCATCCCAGCGAAACCGGCTCGCCCAGGCCCCATCTTCACCGTTGGCCGAGCGATCCTGCGGCCAGCGCTGTGGCTCCGCTACCGCCCGCGCGTGACGGGCCGGGAGCTCGTGCCGAGCACCGGGCCGCTGCTCCTCGTGAGCAATCACGAGTCGATGCTCGACACGATCCTTATCCCGTCGTTCACGCCGCGCCGGGTGCAGTTCCTTGCGAAAGCATCGCTGTTCCGTGGCGCGCTCGGCCGGTGGTTCTTCGAGGGGATCGGCGCCGTCCCCGTGGTTCGCGGCAGCTCCTCGACGGCGCAGGCGGCGCTCGATGCCGGCCGCGAGGTGCTCGAGTCAGGCAGCGCGTTCGTGGTGTTCCCGGAGGGCAGTCGGTCGCAGGATGGCAGGCTCTACCGGGGGCGCAGCGGTGCGGCGTGGCTCGCGCTCGAGACGGGCGCGACGGTCGTACCTGTGGGGCTCTGGGGCACCAATCGAGCCCTCCGCAATCCGCAGACGGGCCGCCGCGAACGCGTCGCGATCCTGTTTGGCGCCCCGCTCGACCTCAGCGACCTCGGCGCCCTCCCCGGAGGCCGGGCCCGGCGTGAAGCAACGGAGCGGATCATGGGCGCGATCCAGGCCCTCTCGGGGCAGGAGTGCGCAGAAAAGTTCGCCGAGGGCAGCACCGGCGCGTAG
- a CDS encoding methylated-DNA--[protein]-cysteine S-methyltransferase, which translates to MSTPLSYAIVDVVGQPFLAVWRPEDGAVCAAGFLAQPATGAEPAAPVTTPTTPTSDPLWERLTKSDPELAARGLADHPTTSGAIPEALAAYAAGNLQAIDTLRVGQRETPFRGEVWRALRSVPAGDSVTYSKLAALAGRPAAVRAAASGCATNLVALVVPCHRIVRADGGLGGYLFGTEVKHRLLRHEGAVA; encoded by the coding sequence ATGAGCACTCCCCTCTCGTATGCGATCGTCGACGTCGTCGGCCAGCCGTTTCTCGCCGTGTGGCGGCCTGAGGACGGCGCGGTGTGCGCGGCCGGCTTCCTCGCGCAGCCTGCCACTGGGGCTGAACCCGCGGCCCCGGTGACCACACCCACTACTCCGACCTCTGACCCGCTCTGGGAGCGGCTTACCAAGAGCGACCCCGAGCTCGCAGCGCGCGGGCTCGCCGACCACCCGACGACTTCCGGAGCCATACCTGAGGCGCTTGCCGCGTACGCTGCCGGTAACCTGCAAGCCATCGATACGCTGCGGGTCGGGCAGCGAGAGACCCCGTTTCGGGGTGAGGTGTGGCGGGCGCTTCGCAGTGTTCCGGCGGGTGACTCGGTCACCTATTCGAAACTCGCAGCGCTGGCGGGTCGGCCCGCCGCGGTTCGGGCGGCGGCGTCGGGGTGCGCGACCAACCTCGTCGCACTGGTTGTTCCCTGCCATCGGATCGTTCGCGCTGACGGCGGGCTCGGTGGGTACCTCTTCGGCACCGAAGTGAAGCACAGGCTACTCAGGCACGAGGGCGCTGTGGCGTAG
- a CDS encoding amino-acid N-acetyltransferase, translated as MSVSDPSAINVRPATTHDVVKIVNLMEPLVARRILLGKDLVELYGAVPGFMVAEDAAGKVIGYGALHVMWEHLGEVRTLGVSEEYLGKGVGRAVLLALEERARGLGLQQLFCLTFETEFFGRNGFEEVGENTELVAAEVYAELLRSHDEGIAEFLDLARVKPNTLGNTRMLKRL; from the coding sequence ATGAGTGTGAGCGACCCTAGCGCTATCAATGTCCGCCCCGCGACGACCCACGACGTCGTGAAGATCGTGAACCTCATGGAGCCCCTCGTTGCCCGCCGAATTCTGCTTGGCAAAGACCTTGTCGAGCTGTATGGCGCCGTTCCCGGGTTCATGGTTGCAGAGGACGCGGCCGGCAAGGTCATCGGCTACGGTGCCCTGCACGTCATGTGGGAGCACTTAGGCGAGGTACGCACTCTTGGCGTCTCGGAGGAGTACCTCGGCAAGGGCGTTGGTCGCGCCGTGCTCCTCGCGCTCGAGGAACGCGCACGCGGGCTCGGCCTGCAGCAGCTCTTCTGCCTGACGTTTGAGACCGAGTTCTTCGGACGCAACGGCTTCGAAGAGGTCGGGGAGAACACCGAGCTCGTGGCCGCGGAAGTGTACGCTGAGCTGCTCCGCTCACACGACGAGGGCATCGCGGAGTTCCTCGACCTCGCGCGCGTGAAACCGAACACGCTCGGCAACACGCGTATGCTAAAGCGCCTGTAG
- a CDS encoding CapA family protein, with translation MMQPDPSQRASRRPKRAGLIAIILAAVLLLGGAAVAAALLLGGTTDPDPDPTQKPSPSPSAETPEPPAAPKATHVIAMGDMLPHDSVNENAQQPGGGYDYAPFFAGIRTQLDAADVTFCNQEVPSAGVEFGVSGYPTFNAPTEFARDLRGAAGCDLVNLATNHNADKGTEGIAATRAAWDALSPAIVSGANRSADEQGAVSVLEQDGKTFALVSFAEFSNAPVDRVSMNFMDDDALVQKLMTQAREKADVVIVSAHWGTEDSHEVNDAQRAFAAKLAGLGADVVVGTGPHVLQPVTWLDRVDGGKTLVWYSIGNMLSTQLELDQRTGIIAGFDVTTDADGRVQIENPTAIPTYMHYEWTAEQEAAGDLAARHKLSLTPLADSADLLGQARFGVTAEDQYAATASILGPDVTVLER, from the coding sequence ATGATGCAACCGGACCCCTCCCAGCGGGCCTCGCGGCGCCCTAAGCGCGCGGGGCTCATCGCGATCATTCTCGCGGCGGTGCTCCTGCTCGGCGGGGCAGCGGTTGCGGCGGCGCTGCTGTTGGGTGGAACGACGGATCCGGATCCTGATCCCACCCAGAAACCCAGCCCGTCGCCGAGCGCCGAGACGCCGGAACCGCCCGCGGCGCCGAAGGCGACCCACGTCATCGCGATGGGCGACATGCTGCCCCACGATTCGGTGAACGAGAACGCGCAGCAGCCGGGTGGCGGGTACGACTACGCGCCGTTCTTCGCAGGGATCCGCACGCAGCTCGATGCCGCGGACGTGACGTTCTGCAACCAGGAGGTGCCGAGCGCGGGCGTCGAGTTCGGTGTGAGCGGCTACCCGACGTTCAACGCGCCGACCGAGTTTGCGCGCGACCTGCGCGGGGCCGCCGGCTGTGACCTCGTGAATCTCGCGACGAATCACAACGCAGACAAGGGCACCGAAGGGATCGCCGCGACCCGGGCTGCGTGGGATGCGCTGAGCCCGGCGATCGTGAGTGGTGCGAACCGTAGCGCTGACGAGCAGGGAGCCGTTTCGGTGCTTGAACAGGACGGTAAGACGTTCGCGCTCGTCTCGTTCGCCGAGTTCTCGAACGCGCCGGTCGACAGGGTCTCGATGAACTTCATGGACGACGACGCGCTCGTGCAGAAGCTCATGACGCAGGCCCGCGAGAAGGCCGACGTCGTGATCGTCTCGGCGCACTGGGGCACCGAGGATTCGCACGAGGTGAACGATGCGCAGCGCGCCTTCGCAGCGAAGCTTGCCGGCCTGGGCGCTGACGTTGTCGTCGGCACTGGTCCCCACGTGCTGCAGCCCGTGACCTGGCTCGACCGGGTTGATGGCGGGAAGACGCTCGTCTGGTATTCAATCGGCAACATGCTGAGCACTCAGCTCGAGCTCGACCAGCGCACCGGCATCATCGCCGGGTTCGACGTCACCACTGACGCAGACGGGCGCGTGCAGATCGAGAACCCGACGGCGATTCCGACGTACATGCACTACGAATGGACCGCGGAGCAGGAGGCCGCCGGTGACCTTGCGGCCCGCCACAAGCTGTCGCTCACACCGCTCGCGGATTCGGCAGACCTGCTCGGGCAGGCGCGCTTTGGAGTTACGGCCGAGGATCAGTACGCCGCAACGGCGAGTATTCTTGGGCCCGACGTGACCGTGCTCGAACGATAA
- a CDS encoding SprT-like domain-containing protein: MSELHRVRHWAEALIRHHLDPLFGAGSWTFAFDNAKRRAGLCNYTDRRISVSKYLAEKFDDDEVHQILLHEVAHAIAGPAAAHGPKWARIARDLGYVGGRTHQGEIAHERAPWVGHCPGGHEHYRFRKPVREASCAKCARGFSRAHLIVWERRAA; the protein is encoded by the coding sequence GTGAGCGAGCTGCATCGGGTGAGGCACTGGGCTGAGGCGCTGATCCGTCACCACCTCGACCCGTTGTTCGGCGCAGGCTCGTGGACGTTTGCGTTCGACAACGCGAAGCGCCGTGCCGGGCTCTGCAACTACACGGACCGCCGCATCAGCGTCTCAAAGTACCTCGCAGAAAAGTTCGACGATGACGAGGTCCACCAGATCTTGCTCCACGAGGTCGCGCACGCGATCGCCGGGCCCGCCGCCGCGCACGGCCCGAAGTGGGCGCGCATCGCTCGCGACCTCGGGTACGTCGGCGGGCGCACCCACCAGGGTGAAATCGCGCACGAGCGCGCGCCGTGGGTGGGGCACTGCCCTGGCGGGCACGAGCACTACCGCTTCCGAAAGCCGGTGCGGGAGGCTTCATGCGCGAAGTGCGCCCGGGGCTTCTCGCGTGCGCACCTCATCGTCTGGGAGCGCCGCGCCGCGTAG
- a CDS encoding M15 family metallopeptidase, with product MKLHGLGTRPDTAASASPVSGAMIPSEAGNAAPSSARRARRAAALGAATLVALGALTACAPADPAPPTASPGTEAPKADKPATPTPTAEPHAFDRGAQSIDDPASLWVVSNKARPLNPIDWAPGDLVATNGVENEFAQPLREPAARAVEALIGGAKEAGHSVWIISAYRDYATQVALYDGYVNRDGAAAADRYSARPGHSEHQTGLVVDLDDHGSCYLDGCFGDTPAGSWLAENAADYGFIVRYPEGKEQVTGFMPEPWHFRYVGPDLALEMRDQGVTTLEEFFGLPAAPDYS from the coding sequence ATGAAGCTTCACGGTCTCGGCACGCGCCCGGATACAGCCGCCTCCGCGTCCCCTGTGAGCGGAGCAATGATTCCGAGCGAAGCTGGGAACGCAGCGCCGAGCTCGGCGCGACGCGCGCGCCGAGCTGCTGCCCTGGGCGCCGCGACACTCGTGGCATTGGGCGCCCTCACGGCCTGCGCGCCCGCAGACCCTGCTCCGCCCACAGCCTCGCCCGGCACGGAGGCCCCGAAGGCAGACAAGCCAGCGACCCCAACCCCGACCGCGGAGCCGCACGCATTCGACCGCGGCGCACAGTCGATCGACGACCCCGCTTCGCTCTGGGTGGTGAGCAACAAGGCTCGTCCGCTCAACCCGATCGACTGGGCGCCTGGCGACCTCGTCGCGACGAACGGCGTCGAGAACGAGTTCGCCCAGCCACTTCGGGAACCCGCGGCGCGCGCGGTCGAAGCGCTCATCGGCGGCGCGAAGGAGGCAGGCCACTCCGTCTGGATCATCAGCGCGTACCGCGACTACGCCACGCAGGTTGCGCTGTACGACGGGTACGTGAACCGCGACGGCGCTGCGGCGGCCGACAGGTACTCGGCGAGGCCGGGGCACTCGGAGCACCAGACGGGGCTCGTCGTTGACCTCGACGACCACGGCTCCTGCTACCTCGACGGCTGCTTCGGCGACACCCCCGCGGGTTCCTGGCTCGCGGAGAACGCCGCCGACTACGGCTTCATCGTGCGGTACCCCGAGGGCAAGGAGCAGGTCACCGGGTTCATGCCCGAACCATGGCACTTCAGGTACGTCGGCCCAGACCTCGCGCTCGAGATGCGCGACCAGGGCGTCACGACGCTTGAGGAGTTCTTCGGCCTACCCGCCGCCCCCGACTATAGCTAG
- a CDS encoding IS481 family transposase, with amino-acid sequence MSHANAALTPRQRLRIARLIINEGWTVAHAADYFHVAWPTAQKWARRYAEHGIAGMTDRSSRPHAHPNQTPRPIVRKIKHLRITRRLGPVEIGGLLQLPPSTVHAVLVRERLNRLSHIDRKTGEPARRYEHPHPGSLIHVDVKKLGNIPDGGGWRTVGRVQGGKNRAATPGKERSRRRDVLMRHAYVHTVIDDHSRVAYAEIHDDERAETAIGVLQRAVSWFQDRGVRVERVLSDNGSAYRSHAWRDACSGLGITPKWTRPYRPQTNGKIERFHRTLADGWAYSRHYSSEQARRKALPAWLHYYNQHRPHSAIGQLPPVTRLSSNLPGQYS; translated from the coding sequence GTGTCCCACGCTAACGCAGCCCTGACCCCACGCCAACGACTCCGCATCGCCCGCCTCATCATCAATGAAGGATGGACAGTCGCGCACGCCGCTGACTATTTCCACGTCGCCTGGCCGACCGCTCAGAAATGGGCTCGACGCTACGCCGAGCATGGGATCGCCGGCATGACCGACCGATCCTCTCGCCCGCACGCCCACCCGAACCAGACCCCGCGCCCGATCGTGCGGAAGATCAAGCACCTGCGGATCACGCGCCGACTCGGCCCGGTCGAGATCGGCGGTCTCCTGCAGCTTCCACCCTCCACGGTTCACGCAGTCTTGGTGCGGGAACGGTTGAACCGGCTCTCCCACATCGACCGGAAGACCGGGGAACCAGCCCGCAGGTACGAACACCCGCATCCGGGTTCCCTGATCCATGTCGATGTGAAGAAGCTCGGCAACATTCCTGACGGAGGAGGCTGGCGCACGGTCGGACGAGTCCAGGGTGGGAAGAACCGGGCTGCGACTCCCGGGAAGGAACGGAGCCGTAGGCGTGACGTGCTGATGCGGCACGCCTACGTGCACACCGTGATCGATGACCACTCCCGAGTCGCGTATGCCGAGATCCACGATGACGAGCGGGCCGAGACCGCGATCGGAGTACTCCAGCGGGCCGTGTCCTGGTTCCAAGATCGCGGGGTGCGGGTCGAGCGGGTGCTCTCGGACAACGGATCCGCGTACCGCTCTCACGCCTGGCGTGATGCCTGCAGCGGCTTGGGAATCACACCGAAGTGGACACGCCCGTACCGGCCGCAGACCAACGGGAAAATCGAGCGGTTCCATCGCACCCTCGCGGACGGGTGGGCGTACAGTCGGCACTACTCTTCAGAGCAGGCGAGACGGAAAGCACTTCCCGCGTGGCTGCACTACTACAATCAGCACAGGCCCCACTCGGCCATCGGGCAGCTCCCGCCAGTCACACGACTATCGAGCAACCTCCCCGGGCAGTACAGCTAG
- a CDS encoding DUF4916 domain-containing protein: protein MAIGTADLPDLPDPDGPEDRPAPAGNPGWLNEEELQFVRGRTPVLYVEAVPVRLDGLGKVIEVGLLLRSTAEGHLTRAFVSGRVRFGEPLREALFRHLENDLGPMAFPQMPTTLMPAQVAEYFPMPGISQYVDERQHAVSLVYVVPVTGSCDPRQDALEVTWMTPEDALAADTLNELPGGRGELLRQVLSTVGC, encoded by the coding sequence ATGGCGATAGGAACCGCAGACCTCCCTGACCTCCCAGACCCCGACGGCCCGGAGGATCGCCCCGCGCCCGCGGGCAACCCGGGCTGGCTGAACGAGGAAGAACTGCAGTTCGTGCGCGGCCGGACGCCGGTGCTCTACGTTGAAGCCGTGCCCGTCAGGCTCGACGGCCTCGGCAAGGTCATCGAGGTAGGGCTGCTGCTGCGCAGCACTGCCGAAGGGCACCTCACGCGGGCGTTCGTCTCTGGCCGCGTGAGGTTCGGCGAGCCGCTGCGCGAGGCGCTCTTCCGGCACCTCGAGAACGACCTCGGGCCGATGGCGTTTCCGCAGATGCCGACCACGCTCATGCCCGCGCAGGTTGCCGAGTACTTCCCGATGCCCGGCATCTCCCAGTACGTCGACGAGCGGCAGCACGCGGTTTCGTTGGTGTATGTGGTGCCGGTGACGGGCAGCTGCGACCCGAGGCAGGATGCCCTCGAGGTGACGTGGATGACGCCGGAGGACGCGCTCGCCGCCGACACGCTCAATGAGTTGCCGGGCGGGCGGGGCGAGCTGCTGCGCCAGGTGCTGAGCACGGTCGGCTGCTGA
- a CDS encoding FAD-binding dehydrogenase, translating into MDADVIVVGAGLSGLVAAREAYAAGLRTIIVDQEGPQNVGGQAWWSFGGLFLVDSPEQRRLGVKDSFDLAWQDWQGSAQWDRLAHPSDGADKAAGADEAADGASGGSRSAAPDSDTWGQRWGRAYVEWAAGEKRAWLREVGIDLTPMVGWAERGDLTATGHGNSVPRFHVSWGTGTGVVRPFVESAYEAVEAGRTEFRHRHRVDELVTEGGAVVGVRGTVLAHDDGDRGAASNRVELGEFGLRAPSIIVASGGIGGNHDLVRAHWPERLGAPPREMVTGVPAYVDGRMLAIAGAAGARLVNQDRMWHYTEGIKNWYPVWPSHAIRILPGPSPLWLDALGRRLPAPGLPGHDTLGTLRLLRTTPDLAEHDHSWFIVTSRIAAKEFALSGSEQNPDLTNRDKKLLMKTRLGKGAPGPVQAFIDRGADFVTAASVAELVEKMNALTDQPLLDAAEVERVVRARDAEFDNPFSKDAQAMSVHNSRRYLGDRLTRTTKPHKLLDESAGPLVGIKLHVLTRKSLGGVQTDLSSRALGADGAPIPGLYAVGEAAGFGGGGVHGYNALEGTFLGGCLFSGRAAGRAVAAG; encoded by the coding sequence ATGGACGCTGATGTCATTGTCGTTGGGGCCGGGCTCTCTGGCCTCGTCGCCGCACGAGAGGCCTACGCAGCGGGGCTGCGCACGATCATCGTTGACCAAGAGGGGCCGCAGAACGTCGGCGGCCAGGCCTGGTGGTCGTTCGGCGGGCTGTTTCTCGTAGACTCTCCCGAGCAACGCCGCCTCGGCGTAAAAGATTCGTTCGACCTCGCTTGGCAAGACTGGCAGGGCAGCGCCCAGTGGGATCGGCTCGCGCACCCCAGCGACGGAGCCGACAAAGCTGCCGGAGCCGACGAGGCTGCCGACGGAGCCAGCGGTGGCAGCCGCTCAGCCGCCCCAGACTCCGACACCTGGGGTCAGCGCTGGGGTCGAGCCTACGTCGAGTGGGCTGCGGGTGAGAAACGCGCCTGGCTTCGTGAGGTCGGCATCGACCTCACCCCGATGGTCGGCTGGGCCGAGCGCGGCGACCTCACCGCCACGGGCCACGGAAACTCCGTACCGAGGTTTCACGTTTCGTGGGGCACCGGCACGGGAGTCGTGCGCCCGTTCGTTGAGTCCGCTTACGAGGCAGTCGAGGCGGGGCGAACCGAGTTCAGGCACCGGCACAGGGTCGACGAGCTCGTCACGGAGGGCGGAGCGGTTGTCGGCGTGCGCGGCACGGTGCTCGCGCACGACGACGGCGACCGCGGCGCCGCGTCCAACCGCGTCGAACTCGGCGAGTTTGGGCTCCGCGCGCCGAGCATCATCGTCGCGAGCGGCGGCATCGGCGGCAACCACGACCTCGTGCGCGCGCACTGGCCCGAGCGACTCGGCGCTCCCCCGCGCGAAATGGTGACCGGCGTCCCCGCGTATGTCGACGGGCGCATGCTCGCGATCGCGGGGGCGGCGGGAGCGCGCCTGGTGAATCAGGATCGTATGTGGCACTACACCGAGGGCATCAAGAACTGGTATCCGGTCTGGCCGAGCCACGCGATCAGGATCCTGCCCGGCCCGTCGCCCCTCTGGCTCGACGCCCTCGGGCGGCGGCTCCCCGCCCCGGGCCTGCCGGGGCACGACACGCTCGGCACGCTGCGACTCCTGCGGACCACCCCCGACCTCGCCGAACACGACCACTCGTGGTTCATCGTGACGAGCAGGATCGCGGCGAAGGAGTTCGCCCTGTCGGGGTCGGAGCAGAACCCCGATCTCACGAACCGAGACAAGAAGCTCCTCATGAAGACACGCCTCGGCAAGGGCGCGCCGGGCCCAGTGCAAGCCTTCATCGATCGCGGCGCCGACTTCGTGACCGCGGCTTCGGTCGCGGAACTCGTCGAGAAGATGAACGCACTGACCGACCAGCCGCTCCTCGACGCCGCCGAGGTCGAGCGGGTGGTACGCGCCCGCGATGCCGAGTTCGACAACCCGTTTTCAAAGGATGCGCAGGCGATGAGCGTGCACAATTCGCGCCGCTATCTGGGCGATCGCCTGACGCGCACAACGAAACCGCACAAGCTGCTCGACGAGTCGGCGGGCCCGCTTGTCGGCATTAAGCTACACGTGCTCACGCGGAAGTCGCTCGGCGGGGTACAGACTGACCTGTCATCGCGGGCGCTCGGGGCTGATGGCGCACCGATTCCCGGCCTCTACGCCGTGGGCGAGGCCGCGGGGTTCGGCGGCGGCGGGGTGCACGGCTACAACGCGCTGGAGGGAACGTTCCTCGGAGGCTGCCTGTTCTCCGGGCGCGCTGCCGGCCGCGCGGTCGCCGCGGGTTAG